In Massilia forsythiae, one DNA window encodes the following:
- the gmk gene encoding guanylate kinase: MLTTAFSGSLFIVAAPSGAGKSTLVNALLAQEPGIKLSISTTTRQPRPGEQDGVHYHFTTAEDFTARADRGEFLEWAEVHGNFYGTSRLTVEQEMKNGTDILLEIDWQGARQVKKQFPHASGIFILPPSIAALEERLHKRGTDEPHIITRRLLAAGGEIAHAPDFEYVIINEEFNVALSELQSIVKATRSRFAQQAARNTSLFAQLGIHALPQT, translated from the coding sequence ACCGCTTTCTCCGGCAGCCTGTTCATTGTCGCCGCCCCGTCCGGCGCCGGCAAATCGACGCTGGTCAACGCGCTGCTGGCGCAGGAACCGGGCATCAAGTTGTCGATCTCGACCACCACGCGCCAGCCGCGCCCGGGCGAGCAGGACGGCGTGCATTACCACTTCACCACCGCCGAGGACTTCACGGCGCGCGCCGACCGCGGCGAGTTCCTGGAATGGGCCGAGGTGCACGGCAATTTCTACGGCACCAGCCGCCTGACGGTCGAACAGGAAATGAAGAACGGCACCGACATCCTGCTGGAGATCGACTGGCAGGGCGCGCGCCAGGTCAAGAAGCAGTTTCCGCACGCGTCCGGCATCTTCATCCTGCCGCCGTCGATCGCGGCGCTGGAAGAGCGCCTGCACAAGCGCGGCACCGACGAGCCGCACATCATCACGCGCCGCTTGCTCGCCGCCGGCGGCGAGATCGCTCACGCGCCGGACTTCGAGTATGTTATCATCAATGAAGAGTTCAACGTCGCGTTGTCCGAGTTGCAGTCGATCGTCAAGGCGACACGTTCGCGCTTCGCCCAGCAAGCGGCCCGCAACACCTCGCTCTTTGCCCAGCTGGGAATCCACGCACTGCCGCAAACCTGA